From Coffea arabica cultivar ET-39 chromosome 2e, Coffea Arabica ET-39 HiFi, whole genome shotgun sequence, the proteins below share one genomic window:
- the LOC140036826 gene encoding replication protein A 70 kDa DNA-binding subunit B-like isoform X1 translates to MLFHFFIRRWILSFGFMASVFYLRFLLFYPAIGGVLHDGFYVLFLGFLLFCPAIGGISLMHPRFSHVLYLRFFLFYPAIGGVLHDGFYVLFLGFLLFCPAIGGISLMHPRFSHVLYLRFFLFYPAIGGMATAAASTVSFVPELGAIPCEPFDASSAVAAAPKLLRISNVSESTRGWMTLVHVVEADRVKVASHGSISKSFRLFRFGDSQGIKVSAIVYDDNVPCVDGLLLPFRKYYISNAEIRRLAELPPDCFYPFYWVINSDTSIREATDVGLPVLPFYFGLRSYDSLHFVADTNNLINIMGVVVNSLPARDVYVEGILRRERDIIIVDQGKRPIILTLFGDYESIEGRAIENLMHAMPIIIAIRVRVTTKKCLSLSIHPSSIVLVCPDVLEAKLLDAWCTDNISELVRLVFDERAYLDPTVLLPPVRDLTVTTIADVLSCDPFDWGNAWIKGHVEVAWPCARSWHMACPHCYELYDYATTLGTLCLSCGLGIYAFPRAWIRLTVHDDTGYVNVIALGAEAERLIGVSAVYMYASTDDENFALYCRVSRQIKRSKLLLYIKRSTDVIRTETTTRYTVVACYPA, encoded by the exons atgcttttccatttttttattaGACGATGGATTTTATCCTTTGGATTTATGGCCTCCGTCTTTTAcctgagatttcttctcttctaCCCAGCAATTGGAG GCGTATTACACGATGGATTTTATGTCCTTTTCCTGGGATTTCTTCTCTTCTGCCCAGCAATTGGAGGTATCTCATTAATGCACCCTCGTTTTTCCCACGTGCTTTACCtgagattttttcttttctacccAGCAATTGGAG GCGTATTACACGATGGATTTTATGTCCTTTTCCTGGGATTTCTTCTCTTCTGCCCAGCAATTGGAGGTATCTCATTAATGCACCCTCGTTTTTCCCACGTGCTTTACCtgagattttttcttttctacccAGCAATTGGAG GAATGGCAACTGCTGCTGCTTCCACTGTTAGTTTTGTACCCGAGCTTGGTGCCATTCCATGTGAGCCTTTTGACGCATCTTCAG CCGTTGCTGCTGCGCCTAAGCTTCTTCGCATATCAAATGTCTCTGAATCTACACGTGGTTGGATGACCTTGGTTCATGTTGTTGAGGCTGATCGTGTCAAGGTTGCTAGCCATGGATCGATTTCGAAGTCGTTCCGTTTATTTCGGTTTGGCGATTCGCAG GGTATTAAAGTGTCTGCCATTGTTTATGATGACAACGTTCCTTGTGTGGATGGGCTTCTTCTTCCATTTAGGAAGTATTATATATCGAATGCTGAGATCCGCCGGCTTGCCGAGCTCCCCCCAGATTGTTTTTATCCCTTTTACTGGGTGATTAATTCTGATACTTCTATTAGAGAGGCTACTGATGTTGGGCTTCCTGTTCTGCCTTTTTATTTTGGCCTGCGCTCTTACGATTCTTTGCACTTTGTTGCTGACACTAATAACCTCATAA ATATCATGGGGGTGGTGGTTAATTCTTTGCCTGCACGGGACGTTTATGTGGAAGGAATCCTTCGCCGTGAGAGAGATATTATTATAGTTGACCAGGG GAAGCGTCCCATCATCTTGACCCTATTTGGTGACTATGAATCTATTGAGGGGCGAGCTATCGAAAATTTAATGCATGCTATGCCTATTATCATTGCTATCAGGGTTAGGGTGACTACAAAAAAAT GTTTGTCTTTGTCGATTCATCCCTCATCTATTGTTCTTGTTTGTCCTGATGTTTTGGAGGCAAAGTTGCTTGAtgcttg GTGTACTGATAACATTTCTGAGTTGGTTCGTTTGGTTTTTGACGAGCGCGCTTACTTGGACCCTACTGTCTTGCTCCCCCCTGTTCGTGATCTCACTGTTACTACCATTGCCGATGTTCTGTCCTGTGACCCCTTC GATTGGGGAAATGCGTGGATTAAGGGCCATGTTGAGGTTGCTTGGCCTTGTGCTCGCTCTTGGCATATGGCATGTCCCCATTGTTATGAACTCTATGATTATGCTACAACCCTTGGAACTCTATGTCTTTCTTGTGGCCTGGGAATATATGCTTTCCCTAG AGCATGGATTAGGCTTACTGTTCATGATGATACTGGGTATGTGAATGTTATTGCGCTGGGCGCTGAAGCTGAGAGGCTAATTGGTGTTAGTGCCGTTTACATGTATGCGTCTACTGATGATGAG AATTTTGCGTTGTACTGCCGTGTGTCTCGGCAAATTAAACGCTCAAAGCTCTTGCTCTACATTAAGCGTTCTACTGATGTGATCAGAACAGAGACCACAACTAGATACACTGTTGTTGCCTGCTACCCAGCTTAG
- the LOC140036826 gene encoding replication protein A 70 kDa DNA-binding subunit B-like isoform X3 yields MLFHFFIRRWILSFGFMASVFYLRFLLFYPAIGGVLHDGFYVLFLGFLLFCPAIGGISLMHPRFSHVLYLRFFLFYPAIGGVLHDGFYVLFLGFLLFCPAIGGISLMHPRFSHVLYLRFFLFYPAIGGMATAAASTVSFVPELGAIPCEPFDASSAVAAAPKLLRISNVSESTRGWMTLVHVVEADRVKVASHGSISKSFRLFRFGDSQGIKVSAIVYDDNVPCVDGLLLPFRKYYISNAEIRRLAELPPDCFYPFYWVINSDTSIREATDVGLPVLPFYFGLRSYDSLHFVADTNNLINIMGVVVNSLPARDVYVEGILRRERDIIIVDQGKRPIILTLFGDYESIEGRAIENLMHAMPIIIAIRVRVTTKKCLSLSIHPSSIVLVCPDVLEAKLLDAWCTDNISELVRLVFDERAYLDPTVLLPPVRDLTVTTIADVLSCDPFDWGNAWIKGHVEVAWPCARSWHMACPHCYELYDYATTLGTLCLSCGLGIYAFPRAWIRLTVHDDTGYVNVIALGAEAERLIGVSAVYMYASTDDEFLTEFCVVLPCVSAN; encoded by the exons atgcttttccatttttttattaGACGATGGATTTTATCCTTTGGATTTATGGCCTCCGTCTTTTAcctgagatttcttctcttctaCCCAGCAATTGGAG GCGTATTACACGATGGATTTTATGTCCTTTTCCTGGGATTTCTTCTCTTCTGCCCAGCAATTGGAGGTATCTCATTAATGCACCCTCGTTTTTCCCACGTGCTTTACCtgagattttttcttttctacccAGCAATTGGAG GCGTATTACACGATGGATTTTATGTCCTTTTCCTGGGATTTCTTCTCTTCTGCCCAGCAATTGGAGGTATCTCATTAATGCACCCTCGTTTTTCCCACGTGCTTTACCtgagattttttcttttctacccAGCAATTGGAG GAATGGCAACTGCTGCTGCTTCCACTGTTAGTTTTGTACCCGAGCTTGGTGCCATTCCATGTGAGCCTTTTGACGCATCTTCAG CCGTTGCTGCTGCGCCTAAGCTTCTTCGCATATCAAATGTCTCTGAATCTACACGTGGTTGGATGACCTTGGTTCATGTTGTTGAGGCTGATCGTGTCAAGGTTGCTAGCCATGGATCGATTTCGAAGTCGTTCCGTTTATTTCGGTTTGGCGATTCGCAG GGTATTAAAGTGTCTGCCATTGTTTATGATGACAACGTTCCTTGTGTGGATGGGCTTCTTCTTCCATTTAGGAAGTATTATATATCGAATGCTGAGATCCGCCGGCTTGCCGAGCTCCCCCCAGATTGTTTTTATCCCTTTTACTGGGTGATTAATTCTGATACTTCTATTAGAGAGGCTACTGATGTTGGGCTTCCTGTTCTGCCTTTTTATTTTGGCCTGCGCTCTTACGATTCTTTGCACTTTGTTGCTGACACTAATAACCTCATAA ATATCATGGGGGTGGTGGTTAATTCTTTGCCTGCACGGGACGTTTATGTGGAAGGAATCCTTCGCCGTGAGAGAGATATTATTATAGTTGACCAGGG GAAGCGTCCCATCATCTTGACCCTATTTGGTGACTATGAATCTATTGAGGGGCGAGCTATCGAAAATTTAATGCATGCTATGCCTATTATCATTGCTATCAGGGTTAGGGTGACTACAAAAAAAT GTTTGTCTTTGTCGATTCATCCCTCATCTATTGTTCTTGTTTGTCCTGATGTTTTGGAGGCAAAGTTGCTTGAtgcttg GTGTACTGATAACATTTCTGAGTTGGTTCGTTTGGTTTTTGACGAGCGCGCTTACTTGGACCCTACTGTCTTGCTCCCCCCTGTTCGTGATCTCACTGTTACTACCATTGCCGATGTTCTGTCCTGTGACCCCTTC GATTGGGGAAATGCGTGGATTAAGGGCCATGTTGAGGTTGCTTGGCCTTGTGCTCGCTCTTGGCATATGGCATGTCCCCATTGTTATGAACTCTATGATTATGCTACAACCCTTGGAACTCTATGTCTTTCTTGTGGCCTGGGAATATATGCTTTCCCTAG AGCATGGATTAGGCTTACTGTTCATGATGATACTGGGTATGTGAATGTTATTGCGCTGGGCGCTGAAGCTGAGAGGCTAATTGGTGTTAGTGCCGTTTACATGTATGCGTCTACTGATGATGAG TTTCTTACAGAATTTTGCGTTGTACTGCCGTGTGTCTCGGCAAATTAA
- the LOC140036826 gene encoding replication protein A 70 kDa DNA-binding subunit B-like isoform X2 has product MLFHFFIRRWILSFGFMASVFYLRFLLFYPAIGGVLHDGFYVLFLGFLLFCPAIGGISLMHPRFSHVLYLRFFLFYPAIGGVLHDGFYVLFLGFLLFCPAIGGISLMHPRFSHVLYLRFFLFYPAIGGMATAAASTVSFVPELGAIPSVAAAPKLLRISNVSESTRGWMTLVHVVEADRVKVASHGSISKSFRLFRFGDSQGIKVSAIVYDDNVPCVDGLLLPFRKYYISNAEIRRLAELPPDCFYPFYWVINSDTSIREATDVGLPVLPFYFGLRSYDSLHFVADTNNLINIMGVVVNSLPARDVYVEGILRRERDIIIVDQGKRPIILTLFGDYESIEGRAIENLMHAMPIIIAIRVRVTTKKCLSLSIHPSSIVLVCPDVLEAKLLDAWCTDNISELVRLVFDERAYLDPTVLLPPVRDLTVTTIADVLSCDPFDWGNAWIKGHVEVAWPCARSWHMACPHCYELYDYATTLGTLCLSCGLGIYAFPRAWIRLTVHDDTGYVNVIALGAEAERLIGVSAVYMYASTDDENFALYCRVSRQIKRSKLLLYIKRSTDVIRTETTTRYTVVACYPA; this is encoded by the exons atgcttttccatttttttattaGACGATGGATTTTATCCTTTGGATTTATGGCCTCCGTCTTTTAcctgagatttcttctcttctaCCCAGCAATTGGAG GCGTATTACACGATGGATTTTATGTCCTTTTCCTGGGATTTCTTCTCTTCTGCCCAGCAATTGGAGGTATCTCATTAATGCACCCTCGTTTTTCCCACGTGCTTTACCtgagattttttcttttctacccAGCAATTGGAG GCGTATTACACGATGGATTTTATGTCCTTTTCCTGGGATTTCTTCTCTTCTGCCCAGCAATTGGAGGTATCTCATTAATGCACCCTCGTTTTTCCCACGTGCTTTACCtgagattttttcttttctacccAGCAATTGGAG GAATGGCAACTGCTGCTGCTTCCACTGTTAGTTTTGTACCCGAGCTTGGTGCCATTCCAT CCGTTGCTGCTGCGCCTAAGCTTCTTCGCATATCAAATGTCTCTGAATCTACACGTGGTTGGATGACCTTGGTTCATGTTGTTGAGGCTGATCGTGTCAAGGTTGCTAGCCATGGATCGATTTCGAAGTCGTTCCGTTTATTTCGGTTTGGCGATTCGCAG GGTATTAAAGTGTCTGCCATTGTTTATGATGACAACGTTCCTTGTGTGGATGGGCTTCTTCTTCCATTTAGGAAGTATTATATATCGAATGCTGAGATCCGCCGGCTTGCCGAGCTCCCCCCAGATTGTTTTTATCCCTTTTACTGGGTGATTAATTCTGATACTTCTATTAGAGAGGCTACTGATGTTGGGCTTCCTGTTCTGCCTTTTTATTTTGGCCTGCGCTCTTACGATTCTTTGCACTTTGTTGCTGACACTAATAACCTCATAA ATATCATGGGGGTGGTGGTTAATTCTTTGCCTGCACGGGACGTTTATGTGGAAGGAATCCTTCGCCGTGAGAGAGATATTATTATAGTTGACCAGGG GAAGCGTCCCATCATCTTGACCCTATTTGGTGACTATGAATCTATTGAGGGGCGAGCTATCGAAAATTTAATGCATGCTATGCCTATTATCATTGCTATCAGGGTTAGGGTGACTACAAAAAAAT GTTTGTCTTTGTCGATTCATCCCTCATCTATTGTTCTTGTTTGTCCTGATGTTTTGGAGGCAAAGTTGCTTGAtgcttg GTGTACTGATAACATTTCTGAGTTGGTTCGTTTGGTTTTTGACGAGCGCGCTTACTTGGACCCTACTGTCTTGCTCCCCCCTGTTCGTGATCTCACTGTTACTACCATTGCCGATGTTCTGTCCTGTGACCCCTTC GATTGGGGAAATGCGTGGATTAAGGGCCATGTTGAGGTTGCTTGGCCTTGTGCTCGCTCTTGGCATATGGCATGTCCCCATTGTTATGAACTCTATGATTATGCTACAACCCTTGGAACTCTATGTCTTTCTTGTGGCCTGGGAATATATGCTTTCCCTAG AGCATGGATTAGGCTTACTGTTCATGATGATACTGGGTATGTGAATGTTATTGCGCTGGGCGCTGAAGCTGAGAGGCTAATTGGTGTTAGTGCCGTTTACATGTATGCGTCTACTGATGATGAG AATTTTGCGTTGTACTGCCGTGTGTCTCGGCAAATTAAACGCTCAAAGCTCTTGCTCTACATTAAGCGTTCTACTGATGTGATCAGAACAGAGACCACAACTAGATACACTGTTGTTGCCTGCTACCCAGCTTAG
- the LOC140036826 gene encoding replication protein A 70 kDa DNA-binding subunit B-like isoform X5 encodes MLFHFFIRRWILSFGFMASVFYLRFLLFYPAIGGMATAAASTVSFVPELGAIPCEPFDASSAVAAAPKLLRISNVSESTRGWMTLVHVVEADRVKVASHGSISKSFRLFRFGDSQGIKVSAIVYDDNVPCVDGLLLPFRKYYISNAEIRRLAELPPDCFYPFYWVINSDTSIREATDVGLPVLPFYFGLRSYDSLHFVADTNNLINIMGVVVNSLPARDVYVEGILRRERDIIIVDQGKRPIILTLFGDYESIEGRAIENLMHAMPIIIAIRVRVTTKKCLSLSIHPSSIVLVCPDVLEAKLLDAWCTDNISELVRLVFDERAYLDPTVLLPPVRDLTVTTIADVLSCDPFDWGNAWIKGHVEVAWPCARSWHMACPHCYELYDYATTLGTLCLSCGLGIYAFPRAWIRLTVHDDTGYVNVIALGAEAERLIGVSAVYMYASTDDENFALYCRVSRQIKRSKLLLYIKRSTDVIRTETTTRYTVVACYPA; translated from the exons atgcttttccatttttttattaGACGATGGATTTTATCCTTTGGATTTATGGCCTCCGTCTTTTAcctgagatttcttctcttctaCCCAGCAATTGGAG GAATGGCAACTGCTGCTGCTTCCACTGTTAGTTTTGTACCCGAGCTTGGTGCCATTCCATGTGAGCCTTTTGACGCATCTTCAG CCGTTGCTGCTGCGCCTAAGCTTCTTCGCATATCAAATGTCTCTGAATCTACACGTGGTTGGATGACCTTGGTTCATGTTGTTGAGGCTGATCGTGTCAAGGTTGCTAGCCATGGATCGATTTCGAAGTCGTTCCGTTTATTTCGGTTTGGCGATTCGCAG GGTATTAAAGTGTCTGCCATTGTTTATGATGACAACGTTCCTTGTGTGGATGGGCTTCTTCTTCCATTTAGGAAGTATTATATATCGAATGCTGAGATCCGCCGGCTTGCCGAGCTCCCCCCAGATTGTTTTTATCCCTTTTACTGGGTGATTAATTCTGATACTTCTATTAGAGAGGCTACTGATGTTGGGCTTCCTGTTCTGCCTTTTTATTTTGGCCTGCGCTCTTACGATTCTTTGCACTTTGTTGCTGACACTAATAACCTCATAA ATATCATGGGGGTGGTGGTTAATTCTTTGCCTGCACGGGACGTTTATGTGGAAGGAATCCTTCGCCGTGAGAGAGATATTATTATAGTTGACCAGGG GAAGCGTCCCATCATCTTGACCCTATTTGGTGACTATGAATCTATTGAGGGGCGAGCTATCGAAAATTTAATGCATGCTATGCCTATTATCATTGCTATCAGGGTTAGGGTGACTACAAAAAAAT GTTTGTCTTTGTCGATTCATCCCTCATCTATTGTTCTTGTTTGTCCTGATGTTTTGGAGGCAAAGTTGCTTGAtgcttg GTGTACTGATAACATTTCTGAGTTGGTTCGTTTGGTTTTTGACGAGCGCGCTTACTTGGACCCTACTGTCTTGCTCCCCCCTGTTCGTGATCTCACTGTTACTACCATTGCCGATGTTCTGTCCTGTGACCCCTTC GATTGGGGAAATGCGTGGATTAAGGGCCATGTTGAGGTTGCTTGGCCTTGTGCTCGCTCTTGGCATATGGCATGTCCCCATTGTTATGAACTCTATGATTATGCTACAACCCTTGGAACTCTATGTCTTTCTTGTGGCCTGGGAATATATGCTTTCCCTAG AGCATGGATTAGGCTTACTGTTCATGATGATACTGGGTATGTGAATGTTATTGCGCTGGGCGCTGAAGCTGAGAGGCTAATTGGTGTTAGTGCCGTTTACATGTATGCGTCTACTGATGATGAG AATTTTGCGTTGTACTGCCGTGTGTCTCGGCAAATTAAACGCTCAAAGCTCTTGCTCTACATTAAGCGTTCTACTGATGTGATCAGAACAGAGACCACAACTAGATACACTGTTGTTGCCTGCTACCCAGCTTAG
- the LOC140036826 gene encoding replication protein A 70 kDa DNA-binding subunit B-like isoform X6 translates to MLFHFFIRRWILSFGFMASVFYLRFLLFYPAIGGMATAAASTVSFVPELGAIPSVAAAPKLLRISNVSESTRGWMTLVHVVEADRVKVASHGSISKSFRLFRFGDSQGIKVSAIVYDDNVPCVDGLLLPFRKYYISNAEIRRLAELPPDCFYPFYWVINSDTSIREATDVGLPVLPFYFGLRSYDSLHFVADTNNLINIMGVVVNSLPARDVYVEGILRRERDIIIVDQGKRPIILTLFGDYESIEGRAIENLMHAMPIIIAIRVRVTTKKCLSLSIHPSSIVLVCPDVLEAKLLDAWCTDNISELVRLVFDERAYLDPTVLLPPVRDLTVTTIADVLSCDPFDWGNAWIKGHVEVAWPCARSWHMACPHCYELYDYATTLGTLCLSCGLGIYAFPRAWIRLTVHDDTGYVNVIALGAEAERLIGVSAVYMYASTDDENFALYCRVSRQIKRSKLLLYIKRSTDVIRTETTTRYTVVACYPA, encoded by the exons atgcttttccatttttttattaGACGATGGATTTTATCCTTTGGATTTATGGCCTCCGTCTTTTAcctgagatttcttctcttctaCCCAGCAATTGGAG GAATGGCAACTGCTGCTGCTTCCACTGTTAGTTTTGTACCCGAGCTTGGTGCCATTCCAT CCGTTGCTGCTGCGCCTAAGCTTCTTCGCATATCAAATGTCTCTGAATCTACACGTGGTTGGATGACCTTGGTTCATGTTGTTGAGGCTGATCGTGTCAAGGTTGCTAGCCATGGATCGATTTCGAAGTCGTTCCGTTTATTTCGGTTTGGCGATTCGCAG GGTATTAAAGTGTCTGCCATTGTTTATGATGACAACGTTCCTTGTGTGGATGGGCTTCTTCTTCCATTTAGGAAGTATTATATATCGAATGCTGAGATCCGCCGGCTTGCCGAGCTCCCCCCAGATTGTTTTTATCCCTTTTACTGGGTGATTAATTCTGATACTTCTATTAGAGAGGCTACTGATGTTGGGCTTCCTGTTCTGCCTTTTTATTTTGGCCTGCGCTCTTACGATTCTTTGCACTTTGTTGCTGACACTAATAACCTCATAA ATATCATGGGGGTGGTGGTTAATTCTTTGCCTGCACGGGACGTTTATGTGGAAGGAATCCTTCGCCGTGAGAGAGATATTATTATAGTTGACCAGGG GAAGCGTCCCATCATCTTGACCCTATTTGGTGACTATGAATCTATTGAGGGGCGAGCTATCGAAAATTTAATGCATGCTATGCCTATTATCATTGCTATCAGGGTTAGGGTGACTACAAAAAAAT GTTTGTCTTTGTCGATTCATCCCTCATCTATTGTTCTTGTTTGTCCTGATGTTTTGGAGGCAAAGTTGCTTGAtgcttg GTGTACTGATAACATTTCTGAGTTGGTTCGTTTGGTTTTTGACGAGCGCGCTTACTTGGACCCTACTGTCTTGCTCCCCCCTGTTCGTGATCTCACTGTTACTACCATTGCCGATGTTCTGTCCTGTGACCCCTTC GATTGGGGAAATGCGTGGATTAAGGGCCATGTTGAGGTTGCTTGGCCTTGTGCTCGCTCTTGGCATATGGCATGTCCCCATTGTTATGAACTCTATGATTATGCTACAACCCTTGGAACTCTATGTCTTTCTTGTGGCCTGGGAATATATGCTTTCCCTAG AGCATGGATTAGGCTTACTGTTCATGATGATACTGGGTATGTGAATGTTATTGCGCTGGGCGCTGAAGCTGAGAGGCTAATTGGTGTTAGTGCCGTTTACATGTATGCGTCTACTGATGATGAG AATTTTGCGTTGTACTGCCGTGTGTCTCGGCAAATTAAACGCTCAAAGCTCTTGCTCTACATTAAGCGTTCTACTGATGTGATCAGAACAGAGACCACAACTAGATACACTGTTGTTGCCTGCTACCCAGCTTAG
- the LOC140036826 gene encoding replication protein A 70 kDa DNA-binding subunit B-like isoform X4, which translates to MHPRFSHVLYLRFFLFYPAIGGVLHDGFYVLFLGFLLFCPAIGGISLMHPRFSHVLYLRFFLFYPAIGGMATAAASTVSFVPELGAIPCEPFDASSAVAAAPKLLRISNVSESTRGWMTLVHVVEADRVKVASHGSISKSFRLFRFGDSQGIKVSAIVYDDNVPCVDGLLLPFRKYYISNAEIRRLAELPPDCFYPFYWVINSDTSIREATDVGLPVLPFYFGLRSYDSLHFVADTNNLINIMGVVVNSLPARDVYVEGILRRERDIIIVDQGKRPIILTLFGDYESIEGRAIENLMHAMPIIIAIRVRVTTKKCLSLSIHPSSIVLVCPDVLEAKLLDAWCTDNISELVRLVFDERAYLDPTVLLPPVRDLTVTTIADVLSCDPFDWGNAWIKGHVEVAWPCARSWHMACPHCYELYDYATTLGTLCLSCGLGIYAFPRAWIRLTVHDDTGYVNVIALGAEAERLIGVSAVYMYASTDDENFALYCRVSRQIKRSKLLLYIKRSTDVIRTETTTRYTVVACYPA; encoded by the exons ATGCACCCTCGTTTTTCCCACGTGCTTTACCtgagattttttcttttctacccAGCAATTGGAG GCGTATTACACGATGGATTTTATGTCCTTTTCCTGGGATTTCTTCTCTTCTGCCCAGCAATTGGAGGTATCTCATTAATGCACCCTCGTTTTTCCCACGTGCTTTACCtgagattttttcttttctacccAGCAATTGGAG GAATGGCAACTGCTGCTGCTTCCACTGTTAGTTTTGTACCCGAGCTTGGTGCCATTCCATGTGAGCCTTTTGACGCATCTTCAG CCGTTGCTGCTGCGCCTAAGCTTCTTCGCATATCAAATGTCTCTGAATCTACACGTGGTTGGATGACCTTGGTTCATGTTGTTGAGGCTGATCGTGTCAAGGTTGCTAGCCATGGATCGATTTCGAAGTCGTTCCGTTTATTTCGGTTTGGCGATTCGCAG GGTATTAAAGTGTCTGCCATTGTTTATGATGACAACGTTCCTTGTGTGGATGGGCTTCTTCTTCCATTTAGGAAGTATTATATATCGAATGCTGAGATCCGCCGGCTTGCCGAGCTCCCCCCAGATTGTTTTTATCCCTTTTACTGGGTGATTAATTCTGATACTTCTATTAGAGAGGCTACTGATGTTGGGCTTCCTGTTCTGCCTTTTTATTTTGGCCTGCGCTCTTACGATTCTTTGCACTTTGTTGCTGACACTAATAACCTCATAA ATATCATGGGGGTGGTGGTTAATTCTTTGCCTGCACGGGACGTTTATGTGGAAGGAATCCTTCGCCGTGAGAGAGATATTATTATAGTTGACCAGGG GAAGCGTCCCATCATCTTGACCCTATTTGGTGACTATGAATCTATTGAGGGGCGAGCTATCGAAAATTTAATGCATGCTATGCCTATTATCATTGCTATCAGGGTTAGGGTGACTACAAAAAAAT GTTTGTCTTTGTCGATTCATCCCTCATCTATTGTTCTTGTTTGTCCTGATGTTTTGGAGGCAAAGTTGCTTGAtgcttg GTGTACTGATAACATTTCTGAGTTGGTTCGTTTGGTTTTTGACGAGCGCGCTTACTTGGACCCTACTGTCTTGCTCCCCCCTGTTCGTGATCTCACTGTTACTACCATTGCCGATGTTCTGTCCTGTGACCCCTTC GATTGGGGAAATGCGTGGATTAAGGGCCATGTTGAGGTTGCTTGGCCTTGTGCTCGCTCTTGGCATATGGCATGTCCCCATTGTTATGAACTCTATGATTATGCTACAACCCTTGGAACTCTATGTCTTTCTTGTGGCCTGGGAATATATGCTTTCCCTAG AGCATGGATTAGGCTTACTGTTCATGATGATACTGGGTATGTGAATGTTATTGCGCTGGGCGCTGAAGCTGAGAGGCTAATTGGTGTTAGTGCCGTTTACATGTATGCGTCTACTGATGATGAG AATTTTGCGTTGTACTGCCGTGTGTCTCGGCAAATTAAACGCTCAAAGCTCTTGCTCTACATTAAGCGTTCTACTGATGTGATCAGAACAGAGACCACAACTAGATACACTGTTGTTGCCTGCTACCCAGCTTAG